The window TGAAAAAGTCCAAAGAGTTTCCCAGGCCCTGCCGAGCCCCTCACAGCGGGGCTCCTTGGCACCCGTGTGACCCACAGCCGTGACAAAGCACCGAGGAAAAGCAGCTGGCCACGAGGGACACCAGCGAGGGGCCAGGACGCGGCTCCCCGTGCCCCCGCTCTCCTCTCCCGGGCAGCACCATCCACTCCTCCAAATTACCAGCAGACCCGGCAGTGACGGAGTATTTGTGGCTTCATCACTGACGTTAGGCAGCCTGTGTCTCAGCTGGTACCAGGGCAGTTGGTGCCCTGGTACCCTGGTGCCAGGGTATCTATCAATAGAGTGTAGGTACAGGGTCCAGCGTAATCTGGGTTGTGGTTACGcaagggctgggggcagccttGGAGCTGGGAGGACCAGGGACTCCATTGTCCGCAGAGGGGCTCACAGCCGTTGCCAGGACACCTGCCCTGCGTCTGTGACCTCATTATGGGGCATATTCCAGGTGATGCTGGAGGGCAAAGACAACGCCCTGTAGCACCTCAGAGGGCAGCACCTTCCACTGCTGCAGGCTTTAACATGGACGATGGCTCGGAACCCACCACATGCTCATCTTCACACATGGAGAAGCCGATGAGCACGATGAATTGCGTCACCTTTAATGAGCTTCGTCTGGAAGGGCAATTCTGTGATGTGATCATCAGTGTGAATGGTGTTGAATTCATTGCTCACAAGAACGTACTCTGTACCTGCAGTCACTATTTCAGGTCAGTGCTTGaaacaggaggagatggggacaAACAGTATTTCCCAGTCTGTGTCACATCGTCCTAGCGTGTCTCCAGGGCTTACACCAGCACTACACTCTCATCCAGCAGTTACCCACAGTCCTGGTACCTGCCTGGACACCAGAATTAATCCACAATCTAGTACCTGACAGCAGCTCTGGAAGCGGTGCTGACGAACCCCTGGATGCAGTGCAGGGCCGGGAGCGTGGCCAGCCTGGCTTATCTGCCGTCGGGCAGGAGGTTTCCCTTCCCCACACACCATTATTCTCCAGTATTCTTGTTGAAGCAAAGTGGACACTTGCCCTGTTGCTCTCTGTCCCCAGCCAGAAGCTGTGACCCCATTTTAAAACAACCAGCTAGTAAAGCATTAATTAATAAACTACACAGCCTCCCAGCCTGGCTACTGCTAGTGCCCAAACTGGTGCCAGGGGAAGAAGGCACAGAGGATAAGGGGGGTCAGGGTTtaaggcagcaaagctggtttttcccccagcactgctttgtttttttcagggctTTGTTTACCAGGAGCTGGAACGCAACGACACTGTATAAAATCCCTGGCATTTCACCTGCAATGATGCAGCTCATTATCGAGTACGCCTACACCACGACAGTACCGGTCAGTGCTGACAACGTTGAGGATTTGCTAGCTGCAGCAGACCAGTTCAATGTCATGGGCATCATCAGGCAGTGCTGCGAGTTCTTGAAATCCCAGCTGTGCCTGGAAAACTGCGTTGGCATCTACAGATTAACGAACTATTACTACTGTCCCGACCTGCGAGAAGCAGCCTACATGTTCATCTTCCATCACTTCAAGGACATGTGcctggtgtctgcagagtttcTCGACCTCTCTGTCAATGAGCTAAATCAAATCATTGAGAAGGACGAGCTCAATGTGAATGAAGAAGAGGTCGTGTTCGAGGCTATTCTGAGATGGATCGCTCATGACGTGCCGAACAGGAGGCAGCACATCGCAGTCTTGCTGAGCAAGGTTGGTGCTGGCACGGCGTGGGCCCGGGcggctctgcagagctgggcacagggCAGCACAGCCAGAGCCGCCTTCCTTTTCTTGTAAGGTCGGAGGAAATTGCAGCCTCCTAATGCTGCTCACCAAGGAGTGAGCGTTCAGACCGTTAGGCTATTGCTATGCTGGGGAACGGGTCGAAGATGCTGCGCTGGGGTGGGGCAGGCCTTTTAAGTGCACATTTCCTCATGTTTAGAGCTGAAGTTCAGCTGTTCCTCACATCCAGGAAGGGCGAAAGTGCACATGGGATGACGTTATCTCTCCATAGGCAAAGTTTATGAGCATTTGCCCGGACAAGCTATGCTATGCACACAGCAGCAGGCGTTAGGGCAGTTTCTCTCTGCGTACAGGAAAGCACCATGCCAcagcagtggcagctccttGCCGTGAAATTGCGTTATTTACCCTTGCACACCCCTTTCTGGACTGGCTAAAAACTACACAGTTAATCCTCTGGTTCTCTGATAAGCTTTAGACAACGCTGTAGCCTGAAAGCAAAGCTGTCCAGCATTGGAGCTATCCACGAAGGGTACCAAGGTGTAAAGGATCTGCATTAATATTCTAACctcctttttgcatttttcaggtTCGACTGGCACTGATGCAAACAGACTACTTCATGAGAAACGTCAAATCGCACAATTACGTGAAGGACAATGAGGAATGCAGAGGTATCATCAGGAACACACTGTTAGAAATAAGTGAGCTCAATGTGTTCGGCCCGTCCGATTCTGGCAACCTGCTCAGACGCCCTCGCCTGCCCTACACCATCCTGTTTGCTATCGGAGGCTGGAGCACGGGGAGCCCAACCAACACCATCGAGACATACGACATCCGTGCAGACGAGTGGGTGAACATCACGTCTGAGCATGAAAGCCCCCTCGCCTATCACGGCACCGCTTACTTAAAAGGCTTCATCTACGTCATCGGAGGATTTGACACCACGGATTACTTCAACAGCGTCAAACGGTTTGACCCGCTCAAGAAAACGTGGCAGGAGGTTGCGCCCATGCACTCGCGGCGCTGCTACGTCAGCGTCGCCGTTCTCAACGACTTCATCTACGCCATGGGAGGGTTTGATGGATCCAGGCGCCTCAGCACAGTAGAACGGTACGAGCCAGAGACGAACCAGTGGACACTGATTGCCTCCATGCACGAGCGGAGAAGCGACGCCAGTGCGACCACGCTGCGTGACAAGGTAAATGAACCGTGAGATTGCGGACGGCAGGTAAGGTTGAAGTACGCGTGCAGGATGAGGAACCAAACAGTGCGCAGCGTTACACAGTGAGCAAGTGCCTCTCCTTTCATACAGCACGTATCGAGGTAGGGACTTGGATGGAGCTCAGCCTCTTACTGGGCTACATACCTGATAAACACAGCTACCACTCCGAGTTCGTCATCTAGGTAGAAAAGAGGAGCTGTGGGAGCAGGAATGGTAACAAATGCTCCCTTTAACATGTtgaatcatttaaaataaagaggaataAAGTTCACATAAACCTTATTCATTAAATCCTGGAGCTAGATCCCAAGCTCTCTAAGAGGCAGCTAATGATTGGCATGGCCGAGATGCAGACCGGAGTGGTAACACTCTCCCAGAGCTGCATACCACCGACAGCCCACTCGCTGCCGGACAGTCCTTTTCCTGGCCACAAGTGAAACACCATGCCCAGCTGCCTCATGCAGCTCAGGAAATGGAGAGTCTAAATCCTGCTGGCCTGAATAACTCACTGCACTTCTATCACTTCAAGCCCAGGATGACAGGACCATTCCCatgaaaaaccaaaccaaaccaacgcCCCCAAAATCCAGCCACAccattcattttctcttcaaCGTGTAACTGCCCTGCTCACACTTTTCTCCTGTAAACAGGTGTACATATGTGGTGGGTTCAACGGGTACGAGTACTTGAACACAGCCGAGGTGTATGACCCCACAACAGACAGCTGGACCTATATAACCCGAATGGCACACAGAAGAGGCGGAGTAGGCGTGATTGCATATCGAAATGAAGTGTACGCGGTAAGGGAGAAGCGGTACCTCTGCCTAACACCACCCAGCACTTGCAGTACTTCTGCTAATCAGCATTTCCTAGATTTTCAGGCTGGCCATTTGCTTGTGAGATTTAGGGAAGAAAGTCAGAGCCAGAGTGGTTGATACGCCTCCTGAGAATATCACCCCCCGCATGCTTTTTGTTACGAAAAGCGTGAGGACAATTTTTAAGCAGCTGCagctaagaaattattttctgtggctGCTAATAGCATTAGCAGCACAGAACATTTGCTTGGTCCTGTTTATCTTCCCCATGTACTGCATTTAAACTCTGCAGAAGTGTAAAATCAgacagctgcagaaaataacttttggaAGCTCCAAAAAGAACAAGGGAGCAGTCTGCAATAAGCAAGCATCGCGTTTTGAGATGGCACGCTCTCAGCAATGCCAGTGAGGCAGGAGCAGTTACCATCTCACTTGCACATGACATGGTTTGGCTGGCTTGGCAGGTGAGGAAAGGCCTACTTCAAGCCCGTACCTTTGGCATTCACAGGTAGGAGGATTTGATGGAGCCAACCGGCTTCAGAGCGTGGAAGCTTACAACCCCGTTGCCAACGTGTGGCGCACAGTCCCCGACATGTTCAGTCCTCGCAGCAACTTTGGCATCGAAGTGGTGGATGATCTTCTCTTTGTGGTCGGCGGCTTTAACGGGTTTAGTACCACTTTCAACGCCGAGTGTTACAATGACAACTCTAACGAGTGGTACGACATCCGCGACATGGGCATATACCGCAGCGCTCTGAGCTGCTGCGTGGTGCCAGGTCTATCTAACATCGTGGAGTACGTTGCCAGTCGAGACGGCTACAAGGACAACATTTCAGTGGAAGTCAAGTACACCTCTTCAACAGGTAACCTGCCTGTATAAACAGCTCCACTCAGCTAATAAAGTCTTCCAAGCAGCAAGTAACTTGTTCGAAAATTAAAACAATCGATACAGGCCAAAAGAATAATTAGTATTTAAAACTTAGGTTCTATGGACTTACGTtcagagtctccttctctggagacattcaaaacccgcctggacgcgttcctgtgtgataggtctaggcaatcctgccccggcagggggattggactagatgatctttcgaggtcccttccaatccctaacattctgtgattctgtgattctatggcgCTACAAAATGTGTGTGTTGGCCACAGCCTACACAGcaacttaaaaaataacaggTACAACAGAATGCTagagaaataaaaggtttattttcGTTAATTCACTTATTACAATAAACTTTAGTACAGTGTATTTACTGTAAAGAACATTACAGTAGGATTTGTTTCAAACGGCCTATACACACATACTACTTTACCTTACTGGAAGTACGTACAGGAGTGCTGCTCCCCCAAGCAATCTGTTGAAGTCTACATTAATATCGACAGGAGAGTGCAGCTGCCGTGATCCACAGTGACATGGACCTATGAGGAGTATCTGGCTATTAATGGTCTTCAAACATCTCGTTAGTTCCACACTTTACATTCATATTAGCAATAGGATTAGATCCTCAGGAGCACCTGTTCTATCACACTTCCGCTCAGGACTGCCAAATTAGGGAGATGATTTATACCCTACCATAATGTGGACACAGCTGAAAATAAGTCGAAGCCATAAATCACTTCCAGCTTGCTTTTTTAAGCCCATTGAATGTTACAACATACTATTACAGGGTTGTgttaaaaataacctgaaaagTTGCAATTCTCTGTGACTCAGCTTGTCAGTAGCGCTCGGTCTATTCCATGACACACAAGCTGAGCCAGTAGTTCTGATTTTAACATTTACTATAATGGtgaaaaattatattgaaaTAGTATAGCAGAATGCTTGGCATAGTTACTCACAATGCATGCTAAAAAATGGGCACGTTCTCTTCATTTCTGGAGGGGTATCCTACTGTGTGCAAGAGAAAGTCttatgaaaaatacatacaaaccCAGCATACTAACAGAGTATTCAGGTGGTTATAAAATACTATATACACATATGGCACCTAGAGATTACTCCAATGACAGCCGAGTGCTAGGCAGGATGCGTCCTGCTCCACTCATACTTTGAGCAGAAGGGTGGGACATGAAACATGCATTTTGTGGCACGTATTCAGTACAGGTACAAGAGTACGATTGTcacgaggaggaggagaaactCCACCTGATGTTCTTTTCCATCAGGAAGGCCAGCAGTCAGCCTTCTGACACTCAACTGAACACGCACTAGGATCGTACTGACATTTAACTAGCCACGATAAACACACTGAACGAATTCCCAGGCTTTTGTTTACAGGATCATTTTATAAACACCCAGCAAGCTACGGCAGTCGAGGGCCACGGGGAATTTGTTACGCGATTCACAGGTTAGTGGGCTAAACTACAGCCAGAGCCAATGATGCAATTCTTCAGAACACCGACATGTGACACAACGGATAGTTAGACTCGTCAGTTAAAAACCACGTGCAATGCAATTGGTCCACTTA is drawn from Nyctibius grandis isolate bNycGra1 chromosome 26, bNycGra1.pri, whole genome shotgun sequence and contains these coding sequences:
- the KLHL10 gene encoding kelch-like protein 10: MDDGSEPTTCSSSHMEKPMSTMNCVTFNELRLEGQFCDVIISVNGVEFIAHKNVLCTCSHYFRALFTRSWNATTLYKIPGISPAMMQLIIEYAYTTTVPVSADNVEDLLAAADQFNVMGIIRQCCEFLKSQLCLENCVGIYRLTNYYYCPDLREAAYMFIFHHFKDMCLVSAEFLDLSVNELNQIIEKDELNVNEEEVVFEAILRWIAHDVPNRRQHIAVLLSKVRLALMQTDYFMRNVKSHNYVKDNEECRGIIRNTLLEISELNVFGPSDSGNLLRRPRLPYTILFAIGGWSTGSPTNTIETYDIRADEWVNITSEHESPLAYHGTAYLKGFIYVIGGFDTTDYFNSVKRFDPLKKTWQEVAPMHSRRCYVSVAVLNDFIYAMGGFDGSRRLSTVERYEPETNQWTLIASMHERRSDASATTLRDKVYICGGFNGYEYLNTAEVYDPTTDSWTYITRMAHRRGGVGVIAYRNEVYAVGGFDGANRLQSVEAYNPVANVWRTVPDMFSPRSNFGIEVVDDLLFVVGGFNGFSTTFNAECYNDNSNEWYDIRDMGIYRSALSCCVVPGLSNIVEYVASRDGYKDNISVEVKYTSSTGNLPV